The nucleotide window CGTCTATATAAGAGGCAAAGTAAGTGCTGGTAGCGTTTTAAATTTTCCTGATAACCTAAAAGTAAATGTGCTTGAGCTAAATGACGATGGCACAAGAGTGGTAAATTTTACGCAAAATGGCGTTTTGCTTGATAATGTTCACCTTTTTAGTGAGCTTGAAAAGATCGGTCACGTTCCACTTCCGCCATACATTAAAAGGGCTGACACAAAGGATGATGAGAGCTGGTATCAAAGCATATTTGCCAAAAATAGTGGTGCAGTGGCAGCTCCGACAGCTAGCCTTCACATAAGTGAACAAATGCTAGAGCAGATAAAAGCAAAGCATGAAGTCGCCTACATTACGCTTCACGTTGGCGCTGGGACATTTAAAGGTGTGGAGTGCCAAAATATAAATGACCACAAAATGCACTCAGAATTTTACGAGCTAAGCGAGCAAGCTCAAGAGATTATAAATTCTAATAAACCAATCCTTGGCGTTGGCACGACGGTTACTAGATGTGTTGAAGAATTTGCAAGAAGTAAGCAAGTAAGCGGCTTTTGTAAGTTATTTTTAAACCTAAATAATAAACCAATTAGACAAAACTACCTTCTTACAAATTTTCATCTACCAAAATCAACCCTAATAATGCTAGTTACTAGCTTCATAGGACTTGAAGAGACGATGAGGATTTATAAAACGGCAGTTGATGAAAAGTATAGATTTTACTCATACGGCGACGGGATGTTGATAATATGAAAGATAAGCCTATCGATATCATAAACAGAATGGAAATTTTTCTTAGCGCCATATACCAAGACGCACAAGATA belongs to Campylobacter concisus and includes:
- the queA gene encoding tRNA preQ1(34) S-adenosylmethionine ribosyltransferase-isomerase QueA — its product is MSNINDVSSYDYFLPEELIAKEPVLPKEEARLLVYFKNTKEIKHYKFKDLSSLIPDDAAVIFNNTKVIKARILGQKESGRACEVMLNQPIGENKFSVYIRGKVSAGSVLNFPDNLKVNVLELNDDGTRVVNFTQNGVLLDNVHLFSELEKIGHVPLPPYIKRADTKDDESWYQSIFAKNSGAVAAPTASLHISEQMLEQIKAKHEVAYITLHVGAGTFKGVECQNINDHKMHSEFYELSEQAQEIINSNKPILGVGTTVTRCVEEFARSKQVSGFCKLFLNLNNKPIRQNYLLTNFHLPKSTLIMLVTSFIGLEETMRIYKTAVDEKYRFYSYGDGMLII